One genomic region from Sparus aurata chromosome 15, fSpaAur1.1, whole genome shotgun sequence encodes:
- the gpr75 gene encoding probable G-protein coupled receptor 75, protein MNATVTPSDLVDVPRQQNLNGTLGTPALSGWAVIHTATLTFCSLLLIFIFCLGSYGNLVVFLSFFDPVFRKFRTNFDFMILNLSFCDLFICCVTAPMFALVLFLDAGGGDGVSKSFCFAFHLTSSGFIIMSLETVAVIALHRLRMVLGQQPNRTASFPCTLALTALLWTSSFTMAALLTMRAYPRRDGPCLPHFGLGSGQARVVLYVYLADFAFCVAVVSVSYLMIAQTLRKNAQVRKCPIITVDATCPPPPPPLIAAGFESMQCAVQGPSLYRNQTYNKLQNVQTHSYTNKTSQPLVPGAAQGATCCQLVSTVNLATAKDSKAVVTCVVIVFSVLLCCLPMGVSLAQDVLSPESSFAHYQFELCGFVLIFLKSGINPFVYSRNSAGLRRRVLCCVQWAALGFLCCKQKTRLHAMGKGSLEVNRNKSSHHETNSAYVLSPKPQRRLVDQACGPSHSRDCAGSPKATGARKPRPPSTSTPINTRIEPYYSIYNSSPSAGPSSPTSLQPVSSQTFAFAKSYVAMHYHTHQDALQDFESTSVHQIPIPSV, encoded by the coding sequence ATGAACGCCACTGTTACACCGTCGGACCTGGTGGACGTGCCAAGACAGCAGAACCTCAATGGCACCCTGGGCACACCGGCCCTGTCAGGCTGGGCCGTGATCCACACCGCTACCTTGACCTtttgctccctcctcctcatcttcatcttctgccTGGGCTCCTACGGCAACCTGGTGGTGTTCCTGTCCTTTTTCGACCCGGTGTTCCGCAAGTTCCGCACCAACTTCGACTTCATGATCCTCAACCTCTCCTTCTGCGACTTGTTCATCTGCTGCGTGACTGCCCCCATGTTCGCGTTGGTGCTCTTCCTGGACgcaggtggaggggatggggTGTCGAAGAGCTTCTGCTTCGCCTTCCACCTGACCAGCTCGGGCTTCATCATCATGTCCCTCGAGACGGTTGCTGTCATCGCCCTGCACAGACTGCGCATGGTTTTGGGGCAGCAGCCCAACCGCACCGCCTCCTTCCCCTGCACGCTGGCCCTCACCGCACTGCTGTGGACTTCCAGCTTCACCATGGCCGCCCTGCTCACCATGCGGGCGTACCCTCGTAGAGACGGACCCTGCTTGCCTCACTTTGGCCTCGGAAGCGGGCAGGCCAGGGTTGTGCTGTACGTCTACCTGGCAGACTTTGCCTTTTGCGTTGCCGTCGTGTCCGTGTCCTACCTGATGATCGCTCAGACGCTGAGAAAGAACGCACAAGTGAGAAAATGTCCCATCATCACTGTAGACGCCACGTGCCCTCCGCCCCCACCACCTCTCATCGCAGCAGGCTTTGAGAGCATGCAGTGTGCTGTTCAAGGCCCCTCTCTGTATCGTAACCAGACATATAACAAGCTGCAGAATGTTCAGACACACTCTTACACCAACAAGACCAGCCAGCCTCTTGTTCCCGGCGCTGCCCAAGGAGCCACCTGCTGTCAGCTGGTGTCTACAGTCAACCTGGCCACAGCCAAAGACTCCAAGGCGGTTGTCACCTGTGTAGTCATAGTGTTCTCcgtgctgctctgctgcttgCCGATGGGAGTGTCACTGGCACAGGACGTTTTGTCGCCAGAAAGCAGCTTTGCACATTACCAGTTTGAACTATGCGGCTTTGTGCTCATTTTTCTCAAGTCGGGCATCAATCCCTTTGTGTACTCGCGCAACAGCGCAGGCCTCCGCCGCCGCGTGCTGTGCTGCGTCCAGTGGGCGGCACTGGGCTTTCTCTGCTGCAAGCAAAAGACTCGCCTGCATGCGATGGGGAAGGGCAGCCTGGAAGTCAATCGCAATAAATCCTCCCACCATGAGACCAACTCGGCCTATGTCTTGTCGCCGAAGCCGCAGAGGAGGCTGGTGGACCAGGCTTGCGGGCCCAGCCACTCCAGGGACTGTGCGGGCAGTCCAAAGGCGACAGGTGCGCGCAAGCCTCGCCCGCCGAGCACCTCCACACCTATCAACACCCGCATTGAACCCTACTACAGCATATACAACAGCAGTCCCTCTGCGGGGCCCAGCTCCCCCACCAGCCTGCAGCCTGTCAGCTCTCAGACGTTTGCTTTTGCCAAGTCTTATGTAGCCATGCACTACCACACTCACCAGGACGCACTGCAAGACTTTGAAAGCACCTCAGTGCACCAGATTCCCATTCCCTCGGTCTGA